In the Ensifer adhaerens genome, one interval contains:
- a CDS encoding DUF1236 domain-containing protein, with protein sequence MKKLVIMAAVAALLAGSAFAQDANKQAGTAAGMAGGAAAGAVVGGPIGAGVGAVVGGALGGALTPPPPEVVTYVEQQPAPPSVVVQERVVVGKPIPSAVVLMPVPENPRYAYAVVNDHRVIVEPQSRTVVQVIN encoded by the coding sequence ATGAAGAAGCTTGTAATCATGGCAGCTGTTGCTGCTCTACTGGCAGGCTCCGCCTTTGCTCAGGATGCCAACAAGCAAGCCGGTACGGCCGCAGGCATGGCCGGTGGCGCGGCAGCAGGTGCTGTCGTCGGTGGCCCGATCGGTGCCGGTGTCGGCGCCGTGGTGGGTGGCGCGCTCGGTGGGGCGCTGACGCCTCCCCCGCCGGAAGTGGTAACCTATGTCGAGCAGCAGCCGGCTCCGCCGTCTGTGGTCGTCCAGGAACGTGTCGTGGTCGGTAAGCCGATCCCGTCCGCCGTCGTCCTGATGCCGGTCCCGGAAAATCCGCGCTATGCCTATGCGGTCGTCAACGACCATCGCGTGATCGTGGAGCCGCAGTCGAGAACGGTGGTTCAGGTGATCAACTGA
- the minC gene encoding septum site-determining protein MinC produces the protein MNDVLTESRPIRLKGRSFLALALTPELPLEDWLTRLDDLASRSAGFFLRRPVVLDVDGLEIDRSQLRELVDQLSKRNVRIMGIEGARQSLLGADLPPAMNDGRPAADYEAKMAEQAEKAEAPEAEAATGAVISAEPLATKATPSIVVTQPVRSGQSLFFPEGDVTIIGSVASGAEVVAGGSIHIYGALRGRAMAGTTGNASARIFCRKLEAELIAIDGFYKTADDMEQNLRGKAVQIWLDGEELKAGTLG, from the coding sequence ATGAACGATGTGTTAACCGAATCCCGGCCGATCCGCCTCAAGGGGCGATCCTTCCTTGCGCTAGCGCTGACCCCCGAGCTCCCCCTCGAGGATTGGCTTACCCGGCTCGACGATCTGGCTTCCCGCTCCGCCGGCTTCTTCCTGCGGCGTCCGGTCGTGCTCGACGTCGATGGCCTCGAAATCGATCGTTCGCAACTACGCGAACTCGTGGACCAGCTCAGCAAACGCAATGTCCGGATCATGGGCATCGAGGGCGCACGCCAGTCGCTGCTCGGCGCCGACCTTCCGCCCGCGATGAACGACGGTCGCCCGGCGGCGGACTACGAAGCCAAGATGGCAGAACAGGCCGAAAAGGCCGAGGCGCCGGAAGCGGAAGCAGCCACGGGAGCAGTGATCTCGGCAGAGCCGCTTGCCACCAAGGCGACGCCGTCGATCGTCGTCACTCAGCCCGTGCGCTCCGGCCAGTCGCTGTTCTTCCCCGAAGGCGACGTGACGATTATCGGCTCGGTCGCTTCGGGCGCCGAAGTCGTCGCCGGCGGCTCGATCCATATCTACGGCGCCCTGCGCGGCCGGGCGATGGCCGGCACCACGGGCAATGCTTCGGCGCGGATCTTCTGCCGCAAGCTCGAAGCGGAACTGATTGCGATCGACGGCTTCTACAAGACGGCCGACGACATGGAGCAGAACCTGCGTGGCAAGGCCGTGCAGATCTGGCTCGACGGCGAAGAGCTGAAGGCCGGAACACTCGGTTAG